The following are encoded in a window of Prochlorococcus marinus str. MIT 1013 genomic DNA:
- the smpB gene encoding SsrA-binding protein SmpB, with protein sequence MSKKGKKKSKKDSSVDGNRRLAENRKAKYEYEILETLETGLELLGTEVKSIRAGKVNLKDGFCLIKKDQIELHNVHISPHNHAGKFFNHEPLRIKKLLAHRKEIEKLKISLERKGLAIIPLYLYLKGSWVKLRIGVGKGRKLHDKRNQEKVNDSKRDVANALKRF encoded by the coding sequence ATGAGCAAAAAAGGAAAGAAAAAATCAAAAAAAGATTCCTCAGTCGATGGAAATCGTCGCCTAGCTGAAAATCGAAAGGCAAAGTATGAATATGAAATCCTAGAAACACTTGAAACTGGCTTAGAGCTTCTTGGGACCGAAGTTAAATCTATTAGAGCTGGAAAAGTTAACTTGAAAGATGGATTTTGTTTAATTAAAAAAGATCAAATTGAACTTCACAATGTTCATATATCACCTCATAATCATGCCGGTAAATTTTTCAATCATGAACCTCTAAGAATCAAAAAACTTCTTGCTCATAGAAAAGAAATCGAAAAACTAAAAATAAGTTTAGAGAGAAAAGGTTTAGCAATAATACCTCTATATCTCTATCTGAAAGGCTCATGGGTCAAGTTAAGAATTGGAGTAGGGAAAGGTAGGAAGTTGCATGACAAAAGAAATCAAGAGAAAGTTAATGACTCAAAAAGAGATGTAGCCAATGCTCTAAAACGTTTTTAA
- a CDS encoding DedA family protein, translated as MEISEYISSLPLLIGNAVETNQWIGYGAILLAMFLENLIPPIPSELIMPLGGFYVSQGQLDFFPVVLAGLIGTVIGALPWFGIGRLVNEERLEKWLEKHGRWIGIKPLELARSRKWFNRYGVSLVFWGRLVPGIRTLISVPAGVELMPITPFLIWTTAGSLIWTLFLTITGFYLGDNYENIQTWISPFSSVFKIIIILVISGALITLLYRTLSKIINN; from the coding sequence ATGGAAATATCAGAATATATCTCTTCTTTACCCTTATTAATAGGAAATGCAGTTGAGACTAACCAGTGGATTGGTTATGGGGCTATTTTACTCGCAATGTTTTTGGAAAATCTAATTCCGCCAATTCCTTCGGAATTAATAATGCCTCTTGGCGGTTTTTATGTTTCTCAAGGGCAATTAGATTTTTTTCCTGTTGTTTTAGCAGGTTTAATAGGAACTGTAATAGGTGCTTTGCCTTGGTTCGGAATTGGTAGATTAGTTAACGAAGAAAGACTTGAGAAATGGCTTGAGAAACATGGGCGTTGGATTGGAATTAAACCTCTTGAACTTGCTAGAAGTCGTAAATGGTTCAACAGGTATGGAGTATCCCTAGTTTTTTGGGGAAGATTAGTACCTGGAATTCGGACTTTGATTTCAGTACCTGCAGGGGTGGAGTTAATGCCCATAACTCCCTTTCTGATTTGGACGACTGCAGGAAGCTTGATTTGGACCTTGTTCTTAACAATTACGGGCTTTTATTTAGGCGATAATTACGAAAACATTCAGACTTGGATTAGTCCTTTCTCAAGTGTCTTTAAGATAATTATTATTTTAGTTATCTCTGGCGCTTTGATAACTTTACTTTATAGAACTCTAAGTAAAATAATTAACAATTAA
- a CDS encoding amidohydrolase has translation MKDLGKEIDDLSKESLPDLIKLRRHLHAHPELSGQEYQTAALVAGELRKTGWEVKEAVGKTGVVAEMGNKSGPVVGLRVDMDALPIEERTGLDYSSSIQGLMHACGHDLHTCIGLGVAKVLAKNKFTNSRIRIIFQPAEEIAKGANWMRAEKVLEGVQALFGVHVYPDLSVGKIGIRSGTFTAAAAELEIDIIGNGGHGARPHEGIDSIWISAKVISGLQEAISRRLDALKPVVISFGKISGGNAFNVIAERVKLLGTVRCLDSNLYEKLPQWIEKIVQNIASNYGAKAKIKFKSIAPPVYNDPELTTLLSTCAKNFMDEENIVYLENPSLGAEDFAFFLQDVPGAMFRLGVAGDQGCAPLHSGYFSLDERSLELGIKILSQTMIMASKTPQDI, from the coding sequence ATGAAAGATTTAGGAAAAGAAATTGACGACTTGTCTAAGGAGTCACTGCCCGATTTGATTAAATTGCGTCGTCATCTCCATGCACACCCAGAGTTAAGCGGGCAGGAATATCAAACTGCTGCTCTTGTTGCCGGGGAGCTTAGAAAAACAGGTTGGGAAGTAAAAGAAGCAGTTGGTAAAACTGGAGTGGTTGCTGAAATGGGTAATAAAAGCGGACCTGTTGTTGGCTTACGAGTTGATATGGATGCTTTGCCAATCGAGGAGAGAACAGGTTTAGATTATTCTTCTTCAATTCAAGGCTTGATGCATGCATGTGGCCATGACCTACATACTTGTATCGGTTTGGGTGTGGCTAAAGTATTAGCAAAAAACAAATTTACCAATTCTCGAATCCGAATCATTTTTCAACCTGCTGAAGAAATTGCTAAAGGTGCAAATTGGATGAGAGCTGAAAAAGTGCTTGAGGGAGTTCAAGCTCTTTTTGGCGTTCATGTTTATCCAGATTTGTCAGTTGGCAAAATTGGAATAAGAAGTGGTACTTTTACAGCTGCCGCTGCAGAATTGGAAATAGATATTATTGGTAATGGCGGGCATGGAGCAAGACCCCATGAAGGCATAGATTCAATTTGGATTTCTGCAAAAGTTATTAGTGGACTTCAAGAGGCTATTAGTAGACGTTTAGATGCTCTTAAGCCAGTAGTTATTAGCTTTGGGAAAATTTCAGGGGGAAATGCCTTTAATGTTATCGCTGAGAGGGTTAAGCTTTTAGGTACAGTTAGGTGTCTTGATAGCAATCTTTATGAAAAATTGCCTCAATGGATAGAGAAAATAGTACAAAATATAGCCTCTAATTATGGAGCTAAGGCTAAAATAAAGTTCAAGTCAATCGCTCCTCCAGTTTATAACGATCCTGAGTTGACTACTTTATTATCCACTTGTGCAAAGAACTTTATGGATGAAGAAAATATTGTTTATTTAGAAAATCCGTCATTAGGGGCTGAAGACTTTGCTTTCTTTTTGCAAGATGTTCCAGGGGCGATGTTTCGATTAGGAGTTGCTGGAGATCAAGGTTGTGCCCCATTGCATAGTGGGTATTTCTCTTTGGATGAGAGAAGCCTGGAGTTAGGAATAAAAATTTTGTCCCAAACAATGATTATGGCATCGAAAACTCCTCAAGACATCTAA
- a CDS encoding tetratricopeptide repeat protein: protein MIKIKVFNVLLLLSIVFVFVPLPSQANASPKFLFEKALQESNDGDFIQAEKDWSLYLNENPDDAAALSNRGNTRLALGDPQGAIRDQTIAIKISPEDLDPYLNRGIAEEALQLWDDASEDYKYVLKKNPQDVSALYNLANVMGSMDNWIEAKKLFSQAASSNNSIAMARSSEAIAIYQLGDLELAEKKIRILISKYPLFADARAALSALLWRKGFLGEAESNWAAASGLDIRYSDRDWLLNIRRWPPKPTSDLIAFLALEDR, encoded by the coding sequence ATGATAAAAATAAAAGTTTTTAATGTTTTACTTTTACTTTCCATCGTTTTTGTTTTTGTACCACTTCCGTCTCAAGCCAATGCCTCACCTAAGTTTTTATTCGAGAAAGCCCTTCAAGAAAGTAATGATGGTGATTTCATTCAAGCTGAAAAAGATTGGAGCTTGTATTTGAATGAAAATCCAGATGACGCAGCTGCATTGAGTAATAGAGGTAATACTCGTCTTGCTTTAGGTGATCCTCAGGGGGCCATAAGAGATCAAACTATTGCCATAAAAATTTCGCCTGAAGATCTAGATCCTTACCTTAATAGAGGAATTGCTGAAGAAGCCTTGCAGCTTTGGGACGACGCTTCGGAAGATTATAAATACGTTTTAAAGAAGAATCCTCAAGATGTTTCAGCCTTATATAACTTAGCTAATGTAATGGGATCTATGGATAATTGGATTGAAGCGAAGAAATTGTTTTCTCAAGCTGCCTCATCAAATAATTCCATAGCCATGGCCAGGTCGAGTGAGGCGATTGCGATTTATCAATTGGGTGATCTTGAACTCGCTGAAAAGAAAATCAGAATATTAATTAGTAAATATCCTTTATTCGCAGATGCTCGAGCAGCATTAAGTGCGCTTCTATGGCGTAAAGGCTTCTTAGGTGAAGCTGAAAGTAATTGGGCGGCGGCGTCTGGACTAGATATTCGATACTCTGATAGAGATTGGTTGTTGAATATTCGCCGTTGGCCTCCAAAACCCACAAGTGATTTGATTGCATTTCTTGCGTTGGAGGATAGATGA
- the lysS gene encoding lysine--tRNA ligase — protein sequence MSELRDTRLEKAKALKSLGLGPYGLNFRPTNSADQLQKKYADLPNGEENKNEVSIAGRVISRRVMGKLAFFTLADETGTVQLFLEKATLNHNETSENPKNNFDNITSLVDSGDWIGVSGILRRTDRGELSIKVFEWSMLSKSLQPLPDKWHGLADVEKRYRQRYLDLIVNPQSRKTFRTRALLVSSIRRWLDEKNFLEIETPVLQSEAGGADARPFVTHHNTLDLPLYLRIATELHLKRLVVGGFQRVYELGRIFRNEGISTRHNPEFTSVEIYEAFADYFDMMELTENILSYVCEKICGSTKITYQQQEIDLKPPWRRVTMHQIVKEFTGIDFEVFEDKFDDAKAAMLLQGLQVPDKADSVGRLLNEAFEQKVEPNLVQPTFVMDYPIDISPLARKHRTKKGLVERFELFIVGREIANAFSELIDPIDQKERLLLQQEKKEAGDLEAHSVDEDFINALEVGMPPTGGLGIGIDRFVMLLTDSPSIRDVIAFPLLRPESNLKQTGK from the coding sequence TTGTCTGAATTAAGAGATACCCGCCTTGAGAAGGCCAAAGCACTAAAAAGCCTTGGTCTAGGTCCGTATGGTTTGAATTTTCGGCCTACTAACTCAGCCGATCAATTACAAAAGAAATATGCAGACTTGCCAAATGGCGAAGAAAACAAAAACGAAGTATCTATCGCAGGGCGCGTAATTTCCCGACGAGTGATGGGAAAACTTGCTTTTTTTACTCTTGCTGATGAGACAGGCACAGTTCAATTGTTTTTGGAAAAGGCGACCTTAAATCATAATGAAACTAGCGAAAATCCAAAGAATAATTTTGATAACATCACCTCTCTTGTTGATTCTGGGGATTGGATTGGAGTCAGTGGAATATTAAGAAGAACAGATAGAGGTGAACTTTCTATCAAAGTTTTCGAATGGTCAATGCTTTCTAAATCTTTACAGCCATTACCAGATAAATGGCATGGACTTGCTGATGTGGAAAAGCGATACAGACAAAGATATTTAGATTTGATTGTGAATCCGCAGTCAAGAAAAACATTTCGCACTAGGGCTTTATTAGTTAGTTCAATTCGTCGATGGTTAGATGAAAAAAACTTTCTTGAGATTGAAACACCAGTTTTACAGTCAGAGGCAGGTGGTGCCGATGCAAGGCCGTTTGTTACCCATCACAACACACTTGATTTGCCCTTGTATTTGAGAATTGCAACAGAATTGCATCTTAAAAGATTAGTAGTTGGCGGTTTTCAAAGAGTTTATGAACTTGGAAGAATTTTTCGAAATGAGGGAATAAGCACTCGGCATAATCCCGAGTTTACTTCTGTAGAAATTTATGAGGCTTTTGCAGACTATTTTGACATGATGGAATTAACAGAAAATATTCTTTCTTATGTTTGCGAAAAGATTTGTGGATCGACCAAAATTACCTATCAACAGCAAGAAATAGATCTGAAACCTCCTTGGAGAAGAGTTACTATGCATCAAATAGTTAAGGAGTTTACGGGTATTGACTTTGAAGTGTTTGAAGATAAGTTTGACGATGCCAAAGCTGCAATGCTTCTTCAGGGACTTCAAGTGCCAGATAAAGCTGATAGCGTTGGAAGACTTTTAAATGAAGCTTTTGAACAAAAGGTAGAGCCTAATCTGGTGCAACCTACATTTGTTATGGATTACCCAATTGATATTTCTCCATTGGCTAGAAAACACCGAACTAAAAAAGGTTTAGTTGAAAGATTTGAACTTTTTATAGTTGGAAGAGAGATTGCTAACGCTTTTAGTGAATTAATTGATCCAATAGATCAAAAAGAACGTTTACTTTTGCAGCAAGAAAAAAAAGAAGCAGGGGACCTTGAGGCGCACAGTGTGGATGAAGATTTTATTAATGCTCTTGAAGTAGGAATGCCTCCAACAGGAGGACTAGGCATAGGAATAGATAGGTTTGTAATGCTATTAACAGACAGTCCTTCCATAAGAGATGTCATAGCTTTTCCACTTTTGCGGCCAGAATCAAATTTAAAACAAACTGGAAAGTGA
- a CDS encoding rod shape-determining protein: MFFNRFKFSRDIGIDLGTANTLIYVSGKGIVLQEPSVVAMDLEEGVPLAVGDDAKLMLGRTPGNIRAVRPLRDGVIADFDAAEQMLKTFIQKCNEGRGIIAPRLVVGIPSGVTGVERRAVREAGLAGAREVHLIDEPVAAAIGASLPVTEPIGTMIVDIGGGTTEVAVLSLGGTVLSESVRVAGDEINDSIATYLKKVHNLVVGERTAEEIKIKIGSAFPSNEFDLQSIDVRGLHLLSGLPRSINLKAGDLREAMSEPLNKIVDAVKRTLERTPPELAADIVDRGIMLAGGGALVRGISDLLSHETGIFTHVAEDPLLCVVNGCGLVLDDFKSMRRVLDTPDFARNVIRD; encoded by the coding sequence GTGTTTTTTAACCGTTTCAAATTTTCCCGAGATATTGGGATTGATTTAGGTACAGCAAATACCTTGATTTATGTATCTGGTAAAGGAATCGTATTGCAAGAACCTTCAGTTGTCGCAATGGATTTAGAAGAAGGAGTTCCTCTTGCTGTAGGTGATGATGCCAAATTAATGTTAGGACGAACACCAGGGAATATCCGGGCAGTAAGGCCGCTTAGGGATGGTGTGATAGCCGATTTTGATGCAGCTGAGCAAATGCTTAAGACATTTATTCAAAAGTGTAATGAAGGTCGTGGAATTATTGCGCCTCGATTAGTTGTTGGCATTCCTAGTGGCGTGACTGGTGTAGAGAGAAGAGCAGTTCGTGAAGCTGGGCTTGCGGGAGCAAGAGAGGTGCATTTAATTGATGAACCTGTAGCTGCTGCAATTGGAGCGTCTTTGCCAGTGACAGAGCCTATTGGAACCATGATCGTTGATATTGGAGGGGGAACGACCGAAGTGGCTGTGTTAAGCCTTGGTGGAACAGTTTTAAGTGAATCAGTAAGGGTCGCAGGTGATGAAATTAATGATTCCATAGCTACCTATTTAAAAAAAGTACATAACTTAGTAGTTGGCGAAAGAACAGCTGAAGAGATAAAAATTAAAATTGGATCAGCTTTTCCATCTAATGAATTTGATTTGCAATCAATTGATGTAAGGGGATTGCATTTACTTTCAGGTTTGCCTCGTTCAATAAATTTGAAAGCGGGTGATTTACGAGAAGCCATGTCAGAGCCTCTCAATAAGATTGTTGATGCTGTCAAAAGAACTTTAGAGAGAACTCCACCCGAACTAGCTGCAGATATTGTTGATAGGGGGATCATGCTGGCAGGAGGCGGAGCACTAGTTAGAGGAATTAGTGATCTTTTAAGTCATGAAACAGGAATTTTCACTCACGTAGCGGAGGATCCATTGTTGTGCGTTGTAAATGGATGTGGTTTGGTTTTGGATGATTTTAAATCAATGCGAAGAGTTTTAGATACGCCTGATTTTGCAAGAAATGTAATAAGAGATTGA
- the ruvB gene encoding Holliday junction branch migration DNA helicase RuvB — protein MAIVSSITNHSSLPNDKGKERLVCSNLLKEELKLSKQDSLRPKSFDEFVGQSELKKVLEISVKASLTRGEALDHLMLYGPPGLGKTTMALVIAEELGVKARVTSAPALERPRDIVGLLINIEPRELIFVDEIHRLNRISQELLYPAMEDRRLDLTVGKGTSSRMRSIEIPPFTLVGATTKPAALSSPMRDRFGITQRLDFYNYLDLENIIKRSANLIDLSISDEASHQLAKRSRGTPRIANRLIRRVRDYAEVHSSSKMIDVQVVNDALDLHRVDQRGLDATDRSYLGLLVNQYQGGPVGLETLAAALGEDSTTLETVVEPYLMQIGFLQRTARGRVVTPAAEKHYLLTSPKIKKDK, from the coding sequence ATGGCAATTGTGTCTTCAATTACTAATCATTCGTCCCTTCCTAATGATAAAGGAAAGGAAAGATTGGTTTGTTCCAATCTCTTAAAGGAGGAGTTGAAATTATCTAAGCAAGATTCACTTAGGCCTAAATCTTTTGATGAATTTGTAGGTCAATCTGAGTTAAAGAAAGTTCTTGAAATTTCAGTCAAAGCATCATTGACAAGAGGGGAAGCACTTGATCATTTAATGCTTTACGGGCCGCCTGGATTGGGAAAAACAACTATGGCTTTGGTTATTGCTGAGGAATTAGGTGTTAAAGCCAGAGTTACAAGTGCTCCTGCACTTGAACGTCCAAGAGACATTGTTGGATTATTGATCAATATTGAGCCACGTGAATTAATTTTTGTTGATGAGATTCACAGACTGAATCGCATTTCACAGGAACTTTTGTATCCAGCGATGGAGGATAGAAGGTTGGATTTAACTGTAGGGAAAGGCACTTCCTCGAGAATGCGATCAATCGAAATTCCTCCTTTTACCTTAGTGGGTGCTACAACAAAACCAGCTGCGTTGAGCTCACCTATGCGAGATCGCTTTGGAATAACTCAGCGACTTGATTTTTATAACTATTTGGATCTTGAAAACATTATTAAAAGATCTGCAAATCTTATTGATTTATCGATTTCAGACGAAGCATCTCATCAATTAGCCAAAAGAAGTCGTGGTACTCCCCGTATCGCAAATAGGCTCATAAGAAGAGTGAGAGATTATGCAGAAGTGCATTCCTCCTCAAAAATGATTGATGTTCAAGTTGTTAATGATGCACTAGATCTTCATCGTGTAGATCAAAGAGGATTAGATGCAACAGATAGAAGTTATTTAGGCTTGTTAGTTAATCAATATCAAGGTGGTCCAGTAGGACTCGAAACTTTGGCTGCTGCTCTTGGAGAAGATTCAACTACTCTGGAAACTGTAGTTGAGCCTTATTTAATGCAAATTGGTTTTTTACAAAGAACTGCTAGAGGAAGGGTTGTTACTCCAGCAGCTGAAAAACACTATCTGCTAACTTCGCCAAAAATAAAAAAAGATAAATGA
- the mreC gene encoding rod shape-determining protein MreC yields the protein MIKARRRIGFHLLLKSNFWVIFLFIAFLFGIRWTKGAGYLDLYSILLKPILPGTAQREWIKEGENIERNIRLKLLEEDNTRLRRALGLQEFNSDQRISAAVISRSSRNWWQQLELNKGARDGVLKGQTVIGPGGLIGLVDSTTFLTSRVRLLTDPGHQVGAWIDRTKRHGILTGMGTNRPKLIFLNKNSLAKIGDAVTTSPASTLLPPNLTIGIVQFINENALPSPYAIVQLTASPEAIDWVQVLKYNE from the coding sequence ATGATTAAAGCCCGACGGAGAATTGGTTTCCATTTGCTTTTAAAAAGTAATTTCTGGGTAATTTTTTTATTTATAGCTTTCTTATTTGGGATTCGTTGGACAAAAGGAGCAGGATATTTAGATTTATACTCGATTTTATTAAAACCTATACTCCCTGGTACGGCTCAAAGAGAATGGATTAAGGAAGGTGAGAATATTGAAAGAAATATTCGATTAAAATTACTCGAGGAGGATAATACTCGTTTGAGAAGAGCTCTTGGTTTGCAAGAGTTTAATAGTGATCAAAGAATTTCAGCTGCTGTGATATCTCGATCCTCCAGAAATTGGTGGCAACAGCTAGAACTTAATAAGGGAGCAAGAGATGGAGTTTTAAAAGGGCAAACAGTTATTGGACCAGGAGGCTTAATTGGCTTGGTTGACAGCACAACCTTTCTCACTTCAAGAGTTAGATTATTGACTGATCCCGGTCATCAGGTGGGAGCTTGGATTGATAGAACTAAGCGTCATGGGATTTTGACTGGGATGGGCACAAACAGACCCAAACTAATCTTCTTAAATAAAAATAGTTTGGCTAAAATTGGCGACGCTGTAACTACATCTCCGGCAAGTACATTATTACCCCCAAATTTGACAATCGGAATTGTTCAGTTTATTAACGAGAATGCTTTACCGTCTCCATATGCAATAGTACAATTAACTGCATCGCCAGAGGCTATTGATTGGGTGCAAGTTTTGAAATATAATGAATAA
- a CDS encoding single-stranded DNA-binding protein, whose amino-acid sequence MAINSVTLVGRAGRDPEVRYFESGTVVANLTMAVNRRNRDDEPDWFNLEIWGKQAQVAADYVKKGSLIGITGSFKLDSWKDRNTGEDRNKPVVRVDRLELLGSKRDSESSSFQNNNSFNQQPNNDEIPF is encoded by the coding sequence ATGGCAATAAATTCAGTCACGCTTGTTGGCAGAGCAGGAAGAGATCCTGAAGTTAGATATTTTGAATCTGGAACTGTTGTAGCAAATCTAACAATGGCTGTAAATAGAAGAAATCGAGATGATGAACCAGATTGGTTCAATCTAGAAATTTGGGGTAAACAAGCCCAAGTCGCAGCTGATTACGTAAAAAAAGGCTCTTTAATAGGTATAACAGGAAGCTTCAAATTGGATAGCTGGAAGGATCGGAATACAGGTGAGGATAGAAATAAACCAGTTGTTAGGGTTGATCGTCTTGAATTATTAGGATCCAAAAGAGATTCAGAAAGCAGTAGTTTCCAAAACAACAATTCATTTAATCAACAACCAAATAATGACGAAATCCCATTTTAA
- the rpaB gene encoding response regulator transcription factor RpaB: MTCILVVDDEPAVLKVLVTRLNLAGYQVLSAQDGEQALEVFHKEAPDLVVLDVMLPKMDGFAVCRRIRAESCVPIIFLTALEAISERVAGLDLGADDYLAKPFSPKELEARIATILRRVGPAPTVDEPREVPSGQGVMKLGDLVVDTNRRQVSRGGERIGLTYTEFSLLELLFRDPGRVVPRAEILEQLWGYPPRRAADLRVVDVYVARLRGKLEPDPRNPELILTVRGIGYASQRMGEFPTAIAS; this comes from the coding sequence ATGACCTGTATTTTGGTTGTAGATGATGAACCAGCAGTATTAAAAGTCTTGGTTACAAGGCTTAATCTTGCTGGTTATCAAGTTTTATCTGCACAGGACGGAGAGCAAGCACTCGAGGTTTTTCACAAAGAAGCACCTGACTTAGTGGTGCTGGATGTCATGCTTCCTAAGATGGATGGTTTTGCAGTTTGTCGAAGAATAAGAGCAGAGTCTTGTGTGCCAATAATATTTTTGACTGCTCTAGAAGCGATTTCAGAAAGAGTTGCAGGTTTGGACCTAGGAGCTGATGATTACTTGGCTAAACCATTTAGCCCTAAGGAGTTAGAGGCAAGAATAGCGACGATTTTGAGAAGAGTTGGACCTGCTCCGACAGTTGATGAGCCCAGAGAGGTTCCATCAGGTCAAGGAGTGATGAAGCTTGGTGATCTTGTCGTAGACACCAATAGGAGGCAAGTCAGTAGAGGCGGAGAAAGAATAGGCCTTACATATACAGAATTTAGCTTGCTGGAATTATTATTTCGTGATCCTGGCCGTGTTGTTCCTCGTGCAGAGATTTTGGAACAACTTTGGGGTTACCCTCCAAGAAGAGCGGCAGATTTAAGAGTAGTAGATGTCTATGTAGCCCGTTTAAGAGGCAAGCTTGAACCAGATCCAAGAAATCCTGAATTGATATTAACTGTAAGAGGTATTGGCTATGCTTCTCAAAGAATGGGAGAATTTCCTACTGCTATTGCCAGTTAA